The Styela clava chromosome 2, kaStyClav1.hap1.2, whole genome shotgun sequence genome contains a region encoding:
- the LOC120336489 gene encoding uncharacterized protein LOC120336489, which translates to MPSKKKKYNSRFPPARIKKIMQTDEEIGKVAAAVPVLISKCLEMFLASLLAKAGEVTKSKRAKTMSRSHLKQCIMSETMFDFLKDHVANIPDVQNEDEASGSMGLSMEREPAKKVVRKRSSSKVKKTPKKRLKLGHSNNYSEDETDSGNDASENESGNEESDAQLSSSFSSPGLLSPSIQSKLEMQSTSSLHNQFEADQVTTGPERKPSIHIPLDVLLSSDALPSTVNVNQPVKIEASSDTNKEPSDNKKFTDLENNETADKPAQSMDTSLPQENNRHEKQHDSSVRQGVIVANTAVYSQSTAAVGSANIRDTQCANQKPIQASSNEVKSLEESESNTSTGRNKQNIDDFGDSNKPSQDNVPPVIPKPGGMLSFLYSSAPMPLPQLPATTTVSKGPSLTPQVKYAYSPLTQHRLPEPSAGLRQPLLYPDTRPPLNNQLSLEKTQHGAAALIKQELSSGPPDFQRAPNPYTYPYVPYNPTTTQRHYLGYTQSILTPPSHHLGINSHLAAHPSLHQAKPNSRAKSDDDDYDA; encoded by the exons atgccttctaaaaaaaagaaatataattCAAGATTCCCACCG GCTCGCATCaaaaaaataatgcaaacaGATGAAGAAATAGGGAAAGTTGCAGCTGCAGTACCAGTTCTTATAT CTAAATGCTTGGAAATGTTCCTAGCTTCCTTACTGGCGAAGGCAGGTGAAGTCACAAAATCAAAACGAGCAAAAACAATGTCAAGGTCTCACTT AAAACAATGCATCATGTCAGAAACAATGTTCGATTTTTTGAAAGATCATGTAGCCAATATACCTGATGTACAAAATGAAGATGAAGCTTCCGGGAGTATGGGTCTTTCCATGGAAAGAGAACCAGCGAAGAAAGTGGTTCGGAAAAG GAGTTCTTCTAAAGTTAagaaaacaccaaaaaaacgACTAAAGCTAGGACATTCAAATAATTATAGCGAAGACGAG ACTGATTCCGGTAATGATGCGAGTGAGAACGAGTCCGGAAACGAAGAAAGTGATGCACAATTGTCATCTTCATTTTCATCACCTGGTCTACTCAGTCCATCAATTCAAAGTAAATTAGAAATGCAAAG cACTTCTTCACTACACAATCAATTTGAAGCTGATCAGGTAACAACTGGACCTGAACGCAAACCATCTATTCACATCCCACTTGATGTATTGTTGTCTAGTGATGCTTTACCTTCTACGGTGAATGTCAACCAACCTGTAAAAATTGAAGCCTCGTCTGATACAAATAAAGAACCGAGTGACAATAAAAAATTCACTGATCTTGAAAATAACGAAACAGCAGACAAACCAGCACAATCAATGGATACATCATTACCACAAGAAAACAATAGGCATGAAAAACAACACGATTCTTCTGTCAGACAAGGGGTTATCGTCGCAAACACAGCAGTATATTCACAGTCTACTGCAGCTGTAGGCAGTGCTAATATTCGAGATACGCAATGTGCAAATCAGAAGCCAATACAAGCGAGTTCTAATGAAGTAAAAAGTTTAGAGGAAAGTGAGTCAAATACAAGCACAGgcagaaacaaacaaaacatagACGATTTTGGCGATTCTAACAAGCCTTCTCAAGACAATGTTCCTCCAGTGATTCCAAAACCGGGTGGCATGTTATCTTTTCTTTACAGTTCCGCACCTATGCCTCTACCACAATTACCGGCTACGACCACTGTTTCGAAGGGACCGTCTTTGACGCCCCAAGTCAAATATGCATACTCCCCACTTACGCAACACAGATTGCCAGAACCTTCTGCTGGCCTAAGACAACCTCTTTTGTATCCTGATACTCGTCCACCTCTAAATAACCAGCTGAGCCTGGAAAAAACACAGCACGGTGCGGCAGCGCTAATAAAACAAGAACTTTCATCTGGGCCCCCAGATTTTCAACGTGCACCTAATCCTTATACTTACCCATATGTTCCGTATAATCCAACCACAACGCAGAGACATTACTTAGGATATACGCAATCCATCCTGACGCCACCGAGCCACCATTTAGGCATAAATTCACACTTAGCAGCTCATCCTAGCTTGCATCAAGCAAAGCCTAATTCTAGAGCAAAAAGTGATGATGATGATTACGATGCTTAg
- the LOC120335516 gene encoding WD repeat-containing and planar cell polarity effector protein fritz homolog — protein MSSSVCTITCGIQYWTFNDRQCQIPEDNLSAFCYYDKESKKQDGARQKSQKIKGQYYHTKQQYVESRGGTWILPNKRPERLKDSIKELEEILKSHKILHVKWDKRNSLQIIVHSGLLINILLSENFDIQKIFFDKSLLTKIQPDFGPIGAAYLTDRFLLLCLDEANKLCFISFVQRPATPNQKQLSSKLSSMDMKISYHDIPGFRSMRGNRKLCVNKAHNLAICWSTSHTTPSTWTSTDANEEKANMILLGSSFGRLEIYSSIYTESNPIHVEFSRKNENQVHSLERSVTAKNEIVLHYAVYECTQSKLQRLEVTQIPVKSGILSSDISREEDKIVVGCTDGTVLVFDTLTKTTSSIRDSLIPSIVSWHPNGGVILVASGSAELQCYDCALGKLSTALLDEIEDSSMHDMLKLSKYLPSENGLVSLTWPDLATETQVETTSTIKKSSVCHDVSLVLFDGGPLAILKFNVGVLTKGLLRPIEVVKEHITHDKIKQAVQVLHTINWNTDCTQGFLAMTSILNHLLKQKLNFEYEELLEAALSAFYTPRIPLAQTIVVEYRHIVSRYARRFYHHLLRFKRFDKAFLLAKDIQDYDLFVDLYFSAKESGELVIAKAAKQKIFELYSSSEDEDSVSDDESEPATIDGRRSRSDFKRRGSSTKRITHIVKRRNKPFKATSPRIRKEIVPPSYPPPRMDDFMKSLISETRAVLENKSTLPKDPIENLPANVSTTGSSLRILDYGYV, from the exons ATGTCGTCTTCAGTCTGTACGATTACTTGCGGCATACAGTATTGGACCTTCAATGATAGACAGTGCCAAATCCCAG aagaCAATCTTTCTGCATTCTGTTATTACGACAAAGAATCGAAAAAGCAAGATGGAGCTAGACAGAAGAGTCAGAAAATTAAAGGACAATATTATCACACTAAACAGCAGTATGTTGAAAGCAGAGGAGGAACGTGGATTCTTCCAAATAAAAGACCAGAAAGATTGAAAGATTCGATCAAAGAATTGGAAGAAATACTGAAATCTCATAAAATTCTTCATGTGAAATGGGATAAACGAAACAGTCTTCAG ATAATTGTTCATTCTGGTTTGCTgataaatatacttttatcgGAGAACTTCGAtatacagaaaatattttttgataaatcttTGTTGACAAAAATACAACCAGACTTCGGACCGATTGGTGCAG CCTATCTCACAGATCGATTTTTATTACTTTGTTTGGATGAGGCAAATAAGTTATGTTTTATAAGTTTTGTACAAAGACCTGCAACTCCCAATCAAAAACAACTATCAAGTAAATTATCATCAATGGACATGAAGATATCTTATCATGATATACCAG gTTTTCGTTCTATGAGAGGGAATAGAAAACTGTGTGTAAATAAAGCTCATAATCTTGCGATATGTTGGTCAACATCGCACACAACACCATCAACATGGACTTCCACTGATGCAAATGAAGAAAAAGCTAATATGATTCTACTTGGATCTTCGTTTGGCAG ATTGGAAATCTACAGTTCTATATATACAGAATCTAATCCAATTCATGTTGAATTCAGCAGAAAGAATGAAAATCAG GTTCATAGTCTTGAAAGATCAGTAACAGCAAAGAATGAGATTGTGCTTCACTATGCCGTGTATGAATGTACTCAGAGTAAATTACAGAGACTTGAGGTTACCCAGATACCTGTCAAAAGTGGGATATTATCAAGTGATATAAGCAG AGAAGAAGATAAAATTGTAGTCGGCTGTACAGATGGGACAGTTCTTGTATTTGATACTCTAACGAAAACAACTTCGTCAATACGAGATTCTCTCATACCAAGTATTGTATCGTGGCATCCTAATGGAGGTGTAATACTTGTTGCAAGTGGAAGTGCAGAATTGCAATGCTATGATTGTGCTTTGGGAAAGCTGTCAACTGCATTACTTGATGAAATAGAAGATTCATCCATGCATGACATGTTAAAG CTTTCAAAATACTTGCCATCAGAAAATGGTCTTGTGTCACTAACATGGCCTGATCTTGCTACTGAAACTCAAGTTGAGACAACTTCAACCATAAAGAAATCTTCTGTTTGCCATGATGTGTCTCTGGTTTTATTTGATGGTGGTCCTCTCGCTATTCTTAAATTCAATGTCGGTGTGTTAACTAAAGGTTTATTGAGGCCGATAGAAGTTGTGAAAGAACACATTACACATGATAAA ATCAAACAAGCTGTCCAGGTTCTTCATACAATTAATTGGAATACAGATTGCACTCAAGGTTTCCTAGCCATGACATCTATTCTCAATCATctgttgaaacaaaaattaaactttgaataTGAAG agtTATTAGAAGCTGCATTAAGTGCCTTTTACACTCCACGAATACCTCTCGCACAAACTATTGTTGTTGAATACAGGCATATTGTCAGCAG GTACGCGAGAAGGTTTTATCACCATTTGCTTCGATTCAAACGATTCGATAAAGCATTTCTTCTTGCTAAAGACATTCAAGATTATGATTTGTTTGTTGATCTTTATTTTTCTGCAAAAGAATCTGGCGAATTAGTGATCGCCAAAGCCGCGAAGCAAAAGATTTTTGAATTGTATTCAAGCTCTGAAGATGAAG ACTCAGTTTCAGATGACGAGAGTGAACCTGCTACCATAGATGGTCGAAGGTCAAGAAGTGATTTCAAGAGAAGAGGATCGAGTACAAAACGAATCACTCACATAGTTAAAAGAAGAAATAAACCATTTAAAGCAACTTCACCAAGAATAAGAAAAGAAATTGTTCCACCATCTTATCCGCCACCAAGAATGGATGATTTCATGAAATCATTGATCAGTGAGACAAGAG CTGTGTTGGAAAACAAGTCGACCCTACCTAAAGATCCGATAGAAAATTTGCCAGCAAATGTCTCAACAACTGGAAGCTCATTGAGAATCTTGGATTATGGATATGTTTGA
- the LOC120336104 gene encoding uncharacterized protein LOC120336104 — protein MKVLIVGFLKTGTKSTCEALRILGYNVSEHGRNFEELYEDWMKVLKGDGHFEDLRHMFKGYDATSERFAMAFWKDFLKAFPDIKLILTKRDDKHKFAKSFINQFTKYNESAFSFPLSVFSLTARRWFDIQRDVIAKVCKPHFDSKGFEVCKKFPILDHDQYAKYYEDHNNDVIKNAPRDQLLVFNVKEGWGPVCQFLGHEIPDVPFPYENKNGAITAHRLNHDSYVKKMYTEMYITLASLASVITFIAAYVWS, from the exons ATGAAGGTTCTAATTGTTGGTTTTTTAAAAACTGGAACCAAAAGTACGTGCGAAGCTTTGAGAATTCTGGGCTACAATGTATCGGAACATGGAAGAAATTTTGAGGAGTTATATGAAGATTGGATGAAAGTTCTGAAAGGCGATGGACACTTTGAAGATTTACGTCATATGTTTAAAGGTTATGACGCAACAAGTGAAAGGTTTGCTATGGCTTTTTGGAAAGATTTTCTCAAAGCATTCCCAGATATTAAG TTGATTCTCACCAAACGCGACGACAAACACAAATTTGCGAAGTCATTCATCAATCAATTTACCAAGTACAATGAATCCGCGTTTTCATTTCCACTTTCTGTTTTTTCATTGACGGCTAGACGATGGTTTGACATACAACGGGACGTTA ttgcaAAAGTCTGCAAACCACATTTCGATAGCAAGGGATTTGAAGTATGTAAAAAATTTCCCATTCTGGATCACGATCAGTATGCAAAATATTATGAAGATCACAATAATGATGTCATAAAG AATGCACCCCGTGACCAATTGCTCGTTTTCAATGTGAAAGAAGGATGGGGTCCAGTCTGCCAATTCTTGGGGCACGAAATACCGGATGTTCCTTTCCCGTATGAGAATAAGAATGGTGCGATAACTGCACATCGCCTGAATCATGATtcgtatgtaaaaaaaatgtacACCGAAATGTATATTACTCTCGCATCATTAGCTTCAGTCATTACCTTTATTGCTGCGTATGTGTGGTCTTAA
- the LOC120335517 gene encoding acetoacetyl-CoA synthetase-like has translation MDSIKSSLISDENGIPKMMWKPPIENNCRMEEFRLKVQKKFGITLECYHDLWKWSTENYSDFWEMFWSESGIIYSQICNQVVDKKLSIVDNPEWFAGARLNYAENLLKFNDDKIAVYSTGEQRPTKTYTYKELRKLVSKYAAALRSMNIKTGDRVVGYIPNCVEALVAMLAAASIGAIYSSTSPDFGVMGVLDRFQQIEPSVIFSVDAVWYKDKTHNHLDKLKQVVSGLPTLKHVVIIPFVNDESKFDISEISKSMMLSEFLSRGSDDEDITFEQLPFNHPLFVMYSSGTTGPPKCMVHSAGGTLIQHMKEHILHGNMDRNDILLFYTTTGWMMWNWLVGALSTGGSIVLYDGSPFHPKITALWELVESIKITILGTSAKCLSMMEEYGMKPNQTHKIDSLHTMLSTGSPLAPHQYDFVYTHVKTDLVMGSISGGTDIISCFMGQNFAVPVYKGEVQENNLGMAMSCFDETGKPVYNEPGELVCTTPFPCMPTHFWNDEDNVLYRNAYFAKFPGVWSHGDYCIFNSKTNGIVMLGRSDATLNPNGVRFGTTELYGIVERAFGKDVEDCVAVAQRSVSASSFGERVILFVKMMQNALFSEDLAKKIKSEIRRLLSPRHVPALVLETKDIPYTISGKKVEMAVAKMVAGGYIAHSASFRNPESLELFKNIPELQGF, from the exons ATGGATTCCATCAAATCATCCCTGATTTCTGACGAAAATGGAATTCCAAAAATGATGTGGAAACCTCCGATTGAAAATAACTGTAGAATGGAAGAGTTCAGATTGAAAGTTCAGAAGAAATTCGGAATTACATTAG AGTGTTATCATGACTTGTGGAAATGGTCGACAGAGAATTACTCGGATTTCTGGGAAATGTTTTGGTCAGAATCTGGCATCATCTATTCTCAAATTTGTAATCAAGttgttgataaaaaattatcaattgtTGATAATCCCGAGTGGTTTGCTGGAGCAAGATTAAACTATGcagaaaatttattgaaatttaatgaCGATAAAATTGCAGTTTATTCAACTG GTGAACAGAGGCCAACAAAAACATATACATACAAAGAATTACGGAAATTAGTCTCTAAATATGCAGCAGCTCTCCGATCTATGAACATTAAGACTGGAGACAGGGTGGTTG GTTATATTCCCAACTGTGTTGAAGCTCTGGTTGCAATGTTGGCAGCAGCTAGTATCGGTGCAATATATAGTTCTACATCTCCTGATTTCGGAGTCATG GGTGTTTTGGACAGGTTTCAGCAGATTGAACCGAGTGTTATATTTTCTGTGGATGCAGTTTGGTACAAGGATAAGACACATAATCATTTAGATAAACTGAAGCAAGTAGTATCTGGGTTACCTACTTTGAAGCATGTTGTCATTATACCTTTTGTTAATGATGAAAGCAAGTTTGATATATCGGAAATTTCTAAAAG CATGATGTTGTCTGAGTTTCTTAGCAGAGGTTCAGATGATGAAGATATTACATTTGAACAATTGCCTTTCAATCACCCACTGTTTGTAATGTATTCATCTGGAACTACAGGACCACCCAAATGTATGGTTCATTCAGCAGGG GGAACACTCATACAGCACATGAAAGAACACATACTGCATGGTAACATGGATAGAAATGATATATTGCTATTTTATACAACT ACAGGTTGGATGATGTGGAACTGGTTGGTTGGTGCATTATCAACTGGTGGTTCTATAGTATTATATGATGGTTCTCCTTTTCATCCGAAAATAACTGCATTGTGGGAGCTCGTGGAAAGTATAAA AATTACAATTTTGGGAACAAGTGCAAAATGTTTGAGTATGATGGAAGAATATGGAATGAAACCAAATCAAACACACAAGATAGATTCACTTCATACAATGTTATCAACTGGTTCTCCACTTGCTCCTCACCAATATGATTTTGTTTATACTCACGTCAAAACGGATTTAGTGATGGGTTCTATTTCTG GTGGCACCGATATAATCTCATGTTTCATGGGACAAAATTTTGCTGTCCCAGTGTATAAAGGTGAAGTGCAAGAAAATAATCTAGGAATGGCAATGTCATGCTTCGATGAAACTGGGAAACCTGTTTATAATGAACCAGGAGAGCTAGTATGTACGACACCTTTCCCGTGTATGCCGACACATTTTTGGAATGACGAGGATAATGTTCTGTATAGGAATGCATACTTTGCTAAGTTCCCAG GTGTGTGGTCCCATGGTgattattgtatatttaattcaaaaacaaatggAATAGTAATGCTAGGCAGAAGTGATGCAACTTTGAATCCTAATGGTGTTCGATTTGGAACTACGGAGTTGTATGGAATTG TTGAAAGAGCTTTCGGAAAAGACGTCGAAGACTGTGTTGCTGTGGCACAACGAAGTGTTTCAGCTTCTAGTTTTGGTGAAAGAGTAATATTATTTGTCAAAATGATGCAGAATGCACTATTTTCTGAAGATCTTGCAAAGAAGATAAAATCTGAAATTAGGAGACTTTTATCTCCCAGACATGTTCCAGCACTTGTTCTGGAAACGAAAGATATTCCG TATACCATCAGTGGAAAAAAAGTTGAAATGGCTGTAGCGAAGATGGTGGCAGGTGGATATATTGCACACTCTGCATCATTTCGGAATCCAGAATCTTTGGAACTGTTCAAAAATATTCCAGAGCTACAAGGATtttga